GTGACGAGGAGAGGGCGTACTGGGGTGGATCTATGGAGGAGAGGGCTAGATCCTCTGGATTTGCAAAACAAGTTGTGGAGGAGGGCTTTGCAAACCTGGAAGATTTGGAAATTATTGCAAAGGGATGGAGACAGTTTGTGCGAGACGAAGATGCCTGGTTTGGTTTGTTACATGGGGAGATATTGTGTTGGAAGTAAATTGCACCAAGTCTTGTCTTTCAGTGTGGCGCCTTTAAAAGAAAATTGGTAGTGGAGAGATTTCTCAACGCAATGTTATGGGAAAGCAAGAGTAATGATGTAGAACGTCCGCAAAATGCAACCCTCAGCCCTAGCAAATAATGTGAATCATGAACGAACGATCAACTGAAAGACCTTCAACAGCCCGTGGGTGACGACAATCACCAACCACCATCTCCATTATCTGACTCATACACCTCTTCATCGCGACGACCCTGCTCGTAAGCATCTTCGCGATCTGACTTTTCGGAATCCTCGTCTAAAAAGAAGACGGTTAGCATATGCTATAACAGAGCAGTTCGAtcaaagcaaaaaaaaagttcacATACCAAGCTCATGTGCAATCAAAGCACCGCCAAGACCACCTAGAGCCAACCCAGCTGCGCCAGCTGCGAGATACTTCCCAGCGTTGCTGCTCTTCTTCTCAGGCTCGGGCTGTTGATAGTAGGCAGGGCCACTATTATTGTAAGGCACCGGTGGAGGGCCCTGGGGAGGCGCATAGTAGCCACCCTGGGGCTCGGGAGGAGGTGCGCTGCGAGATCCATCATTGTAACCAGAGTAAGCGGGCTGCTGGTAAGGCGCCTCCCACTGAGAGCGACCAGTAGCCTGTTCTACGTAGAATGCGCGACGGGCACTGGGCTCCCATTCCTGGACCCAGCCCTGGGGCAGGGGAGGCGGGGGCCCTGGAGGAGGACGAGCTAGAGGCGGGGGTGCACTGTATGGGCCACGATCGTATGCTGGGCGACCACCGTCGTAGGGAGGGCGGTCATATCCATCTTGGGGAGGGCGCGCGTAAGGATCAGCAGGTGGGCGCCCGTAGGGGTCGTATGGTGGACGATCTGAAGGAGGACGAGCGTAAGGATCGCCGTAAGGAGGAGCGTACGACATAATGAGGATTTGGTATAGAGAGGTTAaagggaagaggagaagaaagataaCTGAGAAAGAGGGGATAGAAGGCTTTTTATGGGAAAGAAGCTCAAAGAACACCGTTGTAGACCATCACCTTCCG
The nucleotide sequence above comes from Penicillium digitatum chromosome 1, complete sequence. Encoded proteins:
- a CDS encoding WW/Rsp5/WWP, whose translation is MPWFPTIPISEKLLLCQAPVWSKVAPDLGHLACSGDGGGGMILLDRLWSCLFRFWAEVIFLLLFPLTSLYQILIMSYAPPYGDPYARPPSDRPPYDPYGRPPADPYARPPQDGYDRPPYDGGRPAYDRGPYSAPPPLARPPPGPPPPLPQGWVQEWEPSARRAFYVEQATGRSQWEAPYQQPAYSGYNDGSRSAPPPEPQGGYYAPPQGPPPVPYNNSGPAYYQQPEPEKKSSNAGKYLAAGAAGLALGGLGGALIAHELDEDSEKSDREDAYEQGRRDEEVYESDNGDGGW